A stretch of Microtus pennsylvanicus isolate mMicPen1 chromosome 5, mMicPen1.hap1, whole genome shotgun sequence DNA encodes these proteins:
- the LOC142849484 gene encoding olfactory receptor 52M1: MLSFHNACSVPSSFWLTGIPGLESLHIWLSIPFGSMYLVAVVGNITILAVVRIERSLHQPMYFFLCMLAVIDLVLSTSTMPKLLAIFWFGAGGIGLDACLCQMFLIHCFATVESGIFLAMAFDRYVAICNPLRHSMVLTQAVVGRLGLAALLRGVLYIGPLPIMIRLRLPLYKTQVISHSYCEHMAVVALTCGDSRVNNVYGLSIGFLVLILDSVAIAASYVMIFRAVMGLATPEARLKTLGTCGSHLCAILIFYIPIAVSSLIHRFGHRVPPPIHMLLANFYLLIPPILNPVVYAVRTKQIRDRLLQILKTGTKIR; this comes from the coding sequence atgCTCTCTTTTCATAACGCCTGCTCAGTACCCAGCTCCTTCTGGCTCACCGGCATCCCAGGGCTGGAGTCCCTGCACATCTGGCTCTCCATCCCCTTCGGCTCCATGTACTTGGTGGCCGTGGTGGGGAACATTACCATCTTAGCTGTGGTAAGGATAGAACGCAGCCTGCACCAGCCCATGTACTTCTTTCTGTGCATGCTGGCTGTCATTGACCTGGTTCTGTCTACTTCCACTATGCCCAAACTCCTGGCAATCTTCTGGTTTGGTGCTGGCGGCATTGGCCTGGATGCCTGCTTATGCCAAATGTTTCTTATCCATTGCTTTGCTACTGTTGAGTCAGGCATCTTCCTTGCCATGGCTTTTGACCGATATGTAGCCATCTGCAACCCACTGCGACACAGCATGGTGCTCACCCAGGCCGTGGTGGGTCGTTTGGGGCTGGCTGCTCTCCTCCGAGGAGTTCTTTACATTGGACCTCTACCGATTATGATCCGCCTGCGACTGCCTCTTTATAAAACCCAAGTCATCTCTCACTCCTACTGTGAGCACATGGCTGTGGTTGCCTTGACCTGTGGTGACAGCAGAGTCAATAATGTCTATGGGTTGAGCATTGGCTTTCTGGTGTTGATCCTGGATTCAGTGGCCATTGCTGCCTCCTACGTAATGATTTTTAGAGCTGTGATGGGCCTGGCCACTCCCGAGGCCAGGCTTAAAACCCTGGGGACATGCGGCTCTCATCTCTGTGCCATTCTGATTTTCTATATTCCCATTGCTGTTTCTTCCCTCATTCACCGGTTTGGTCACCGCGTGCCTCCGCCAATCCACATGCTGCTGGCCAACTTCTACCTCCTCATTCCCCCTATCCTTAATCCTGTTGTCTATGCTGTTCGGACCAAGCAGATCCGAGACAGGCTTCTTCAGATCCTAAAGACAGGGACCAAGATCAGGTGA